The following nucleotide sequence is from Pogoniulus pusillus isolate bPogPus1 chromosome 41, bPogPus1.pri, whole genome shotgun sequence.
ATGTTGCCCACCTGGTGCTGGTGCCCAGTGGTTCAGAGTTcagcctcccactgctgcattccagcagcaccaaggctgcTTTCTGATGCCTCCACCAgttccagcccagtgctggcagtgccataGAGCTGGGAACCACAGCCAGGCCCACTGAGGagctcttgctctgctggatgCCATGTTCATGAACAGGTGACACCTTGACTCCAGGCCAGCCTGGAGGTGGCAAGAGCCAGATGAAGCCCTGCCAGGGGGCTTGAAGGTGGGTGGCCATGGGCAGAGGTTGCAGGTgagcctgcaggcagagggaacaggcagggcagggagatgcCAGGTGGGAGAAGGTGTTGTGCAGGAACAGCACCTTGTGGCCAAGTCCAGGGTGCCACAGCCCACTCTGGagctgggaggggtggggggggtgagggggggagaggggcagagggtgaCTCAAGTGCAGAGCGGGCACAGGGTGATCCAGGGGGGCAGAGAAAAGAATGACCAGTCAggatggggcagggcaggggcaggctgccaCCACTAACGTGGGACTGACCAGGAGCTGATGCTGATGGAGACCCCATTCCAGCACCCTCTGTGTACCTGATCCCCTTGAGCCTctgggcacaggagctggcagcagcctggtctCAGCACCACGCCCGGGGGTGGCAGGAACAACCTGGGCACCTTGCTCATTTCCAGGTTTAATTAGAAACGTATTCCAAACCACGAGCCCCTGCCGAGTGCCAGACACACTGGAGAAGGGGCTGAGTGTGCCATAAAAACCTGCTGAAGCCTCAAGACGGCTGGGGGGGTAGGTCCCCAGGGGTCAGGGGACACTTCTCCACCCATCAGCATATAAGCCACTGCTGGTAGCTCacccctgccctgtgcagctTCATCCTGGCCCAGAGAGAGGGGTACAGAGGCTGAGAACCTCACATGACAGCCACTCCTGGGGAGAATCCTGCTGGAAATGTGGGATCAAGAGGGACATCCAGCAGCACACCCCACCAAGAGACAGGTGTGCCCAGCCCCACGGGCAGAGCCAAGCCGGGGAGGTGGGGGAACCCCATGGATAAGGGCATTCCCCCCCTAAAATGTCCTGGCAGAGATGGAGGGAGCGAGGCAGGGAACTGGGTCCTGAGCAGCAGCGTTGAGTGAGAGGAACAGCTCCGAGGGCAAGGGGCGGGTCCCAGGCTGTCCCTCACGGACCTGTGCACACACGGACACGGATACGCAGACGGATACACGGACACGGCTACACGGACATGGACACGCACACACCGAGCCTGCCTACCCCACCCCACCTTCTGAGCCCTCGGATGAGGCTCCCCTCACCCCAGCCCCATTTACTCCATCGTTGTGGAAAACAGTTCCTtgtgctgggatggagctggccCCGGGGGCAGCCCCAggcaagagcaggcagcactgcccgAACCAGGTTTGAGCTCCGTCCCTCTTGGCCAGGCCACCCACCTGCTCCCACTGCATGCGTGGAATGAACGTCCTGGCGCCCAGCTGGGCGAGGGGCCCCTGCGGACAGGCGAGGGCAGGCAGCGGTGGAGCGGGGACCCTCTGGGGCCAGGGACCATGAAGCCCCACAGGGGAGGGGGATGGGGAACCTGACCCCGGAGGGGAAGTGTGGGCAGGCTTTGCTTCCCCCCCGAGGGAcaactggagaaggagactgcagagAGTTTTGTCCCAGGGTTGGGGCAGGTCCTGTGCCGGTGCCAGAGGAGTGGTCTGGGGGCTCACGTACCCCCTGGCATCACTGcttcctctggacaatctggcGGAGGTGCAGCTCGCTCTCCGCAGCCACGATGGGCTGCTCGTTCTGCCGGTGGTGGCTGATGAGGTGGCTGATGCTGTCAAACAGCACGTCCTTGGTCCTCACCtggggggcaaggggcacagcGGTCCTGAGCGCAGGAGAGTTGCCTCCCCCACGGAGTCCCCATACAGCCCTCCGGCACCTGCCCACCCCCGCGGACAGAGGGCATCTCCCCCAGCATCCCCTTCCCACGGTCCCACATCATCCACCCCGCGCCCTGCCCTTACCACGCCCTCGGGATCCACCAGCAGCAGGTGCTTGGGCTGCCCACTGTGCATGCCCGTCAGCACGTATTGCCCCGGGTTGGTGAGGCTGTCCCGCACCAGGAAGTCCCCATCCATCTGGAGCAGTCTCTCGGCGTCCCTCCGGCTCATCTTCCCGTGGTACCAAGGCTCCCGCCGCAGCTGCTCCTCCGTGGGGGCAATGGGGGCCTTGCGCGTGGGGGGACTTGGCCACTGGTCCTCAATGCGGGGGCTGGCGCCGCCCCCCGCGATGCACTCATGGAGCTTCAGGGCATCCTCGAACGGCCCTGTGGGAGCCAGGCTTTGTGGCACATCGCCCGTcggagccaggcagggcaggcagctggggcatacagctgcccctctgccctcagcGTGGCCCCGGCTCGCAGCCCCCAGTGCTCAGCACTCTGGGCACGGCCAGAGCAGGCACCGccggcacagctcagcccctctggcagcAGGTCCTGTGCTGGACACCCCTTAGCATGGTGGCTTACTCATATCAAAGAGGTCTTTCTTGGGGCTCTCCTCGGGCACCCCGCGAGCTGCCAGCTCGGGCTGCCAGGCGTCCAGGCTCTGTGTGTTCACGTACATGTGCTCCTCGTAGTCCCGCGGCCCCAGGCACTGACTGTCTGCCTGCAGGTACCCATCGTTGGCCTGGCCTGCAAGGACCATCCTGCCAtcactgccagccctggcagggcagagccctggggTCCCCCACTTATGGTTCCCCCGCAGTGGTACCCACCCTGGCTCTCCAAGTCCCAGGgtggccccagctggctgctctggTCTCGCCTGGCTGTAAGCCCAGCctggagagagaaaacagtGAGGGCACTGAAATAACCTGCCTGGGACCCCcacggcagggctggcagcagctccatgggCTCACCTggctgggggggctggagctggtagGCTGTGTGCGGATGTGGCCCAGGACTGCCCCATGGCGGAGCCGGGAGTCGATCAGCCCCCCCGGGGGAGGCTCCTTGCCCGGGATGCTGTTGTAGTAATCATGCTCAGCTGCCTCTTCGTCCTCCCCCCAGGCTGACTCCTCCGCACCCAGTaccctgcagcagggacaggcaagCTGGGGACACTCTGCTGGATCCAGACTCCCTCCTCAAGCTGTGGACACTTAGCCCCCCACCCCCTTACCTGTCCGGGGGTACCACCACCTTGGGAGGGCTGTGCAGGTACTGCTTGAAGCGCAGCTCAAAGGCCTGTCCCACTGTGCTGATGACACTCTGGGCCAGCccctcacagcactccaggaTGTGGCAGGCTGTGGACAGATGGACAGATGGCTCAAGCATTTTCCTCCACACTCTCATCATCCCTCTGGGACCACTTGGAGCTGTCTCTAGTCCCGAGAGAGAGCCCCTCCTCCAGCCTTCATCcccatcctcctcttccccatagCTCCTGGGCACAGGGGtcagcatcacctctctggtTGATGGGGTCCTTGGCGACATAGGCGACGTAGTCCGTGGTGTcctgggggcacaggggcagctcAGGTCCTGTGTCCTGCCACCATGTGGGTGGCAAGGCCAGGGGTGCTGAGATGGGCTCAGCCCCACCTGCCACAGGGTGGCCCCTGTCCCCCACTGTCCCCAAGGGATGGcagccagagaagggctggggtgTGTGGGACTCACCGTGTCCCCGCCAGAAGCAAAGGAGATGGATTGCATGTGGTGGTTGGCAATGATCTGTGGAGGGGACGTGGCCCAGCGAGGGTTAGTGCCAGGGCCATCAGCCCCACCTCGAGGCTAGGAGGTGGAAAAGGGATGGCTCTCACCTGGCGCGTGGTGGGGATCATGAGGTTGAGCCCATCCACGGAGATGTTGACAGCAATGCTCATGCCAGCGAAGCGGAGGTTGCTCTTGCCCAGGATGGAGAAGAGAGCTTTGTTGGGAGCCTGATGGGAGAAAGCATCGTGGGGATGCACCAGGACCAGGTTTCCTGAGGTGAAGGAGGCTTGACCCAAGAGACCCTAGGTTCTGCCCCATGAACTGAACAGGTTCCCCCCAGCACTCTGCTCCAGAGCCCTGGCTTGCCCCAGGAAGAAGCCCAGGGAAAGAAAGGCTGGGTGGAAACTCACCTTCTTCTTCCAGATGCCCTTCACTCCCGGCACTGCCTCGTACAGTCTGTTGATGGCTTCCCTGCAAGCCACAGCCCACAGCTGGGTTACAGCTGCAGAACCCTGGAccccttcctggctgctctctgaccCACAGCTCCGCAGGGTCTGGGGGCATCGGCTCCGCAGGGTCTGGGGGCATCGGCTCCGCAGGGTCTGGGGGCATCGGCTCCGCAGGGTCTGGGGGCATTGGCTCCGCAGGGTCTGGGGGCATCGGCTCCCGCGGTCCTGGGCGCCGCAGTGTCCCCGCAGCACTGCCCTACGTAATCCTGGCCGGGgccacctcccttctcctctttccACCCATTGATCCACAGCAGTGCCCTTCATCTGCGTCCCCGCAGGGTGGATCCCATGGGGCAGGGCccctcctgccgaactctggcCATTTGTCTCCCATCAACTGCTCAGGGACCCGGGGAGGGGGAGCACCCAGGGCCGGGATGTGCGAGGATAGGACCGTGGGGCTGTACCTGGTGACCTGCGTCCGGGTGTTGAAGTCAAGGGACCTCATGGAGCGCAGCACCTCGATGCATCCCATGTACTGCGGGGGGGACACGgtcagagcagcctcctccagcaccccaccagcagcccagggcaggtgatggtgaggagctgggtgcCAGTGAGAAGGGCTCCTTCCGACACCAAGCTCCACACATCAAACGGTGCCCTCTTGCCCACCACCCCAAACTGCTCCATCACACGCCCCGTGCTGACACCTGACAGACTCATCAGTGCTCTCTGGCCTGTGACTccctggtgggggttgga
It contains:
- the SHC2 gene encoding SHC-transforming protein 2; protein product: MTSARRGPGGAGGGREPARRWRSGAAERSRAERSAAPGMLPEPKYDRFRDEPLTAPMPSPAPGPCPAAGEEPEPGTTFCALLPRMPQWKFHGPAGFLGRGPAAASANRDLSGSSRVGGTAGTASALAAVLGACDPLCAAPCAGPAGGRPRGAAAAAAGRAGAARAGGDEWSRKGSFIRKPAQGWLHPDERVLGPGVSYIVRYMGCIEVLRSMRSLDFNTRTQVTREAINRLYEAVPGVKGIWKKKAPNKALFSILGKSNLRFAGMSIAVNISVDGLNLMIPTTRQIIANHHMQSISFASGGDTDTTDYVAYVAKDPINQRACHILECCEGLAQSVISTVGQAFELRFKQYLHSPPKVVVPPDRVLGAEESAWGEDEEAAEHDYYNSIPGKEPPPGGLIDSRLRHGAVLGHIRTQPTSSSPPSQAGLTARRDQSSQLGPPWDLESQGQANDGYLQADSQCLGPRDYEEHMYVNTQSLDAWQPELAARGVPEESPKKDLFDMRPFEDALKLHECIAGGGASPRIEDQWPSPPTRKAPIAPTEEQLRREPWYHGKMSRRDAERLLQMDGDFLVRDSLTNPGQYVLTGMHSGQPKHLLLVDPEGVVRTKDVLFDSISHLISHHRQNEQPIVAAESELHLRQIVQRKQ